Proteins found in one Corynebacterium canis genomic segment:
- the argB gene encoding acetylglutamate kinase, producing the protein MNKMLAGIGPEIRANVLAEALPWLQYFRDKIVVVKYGGNAMVDETLKAAFAADMVFLRTVGAKPVVVHGGGPQISAMLTRLGLQGEFRGGFRVTTPEVMDVVRMVLFGQVGRDLVGLINSHGPYAVGTSGEDAGLFTATKRLVEVDGQPTDIGLVGDIVEVNPAALMDIIDAGRIPVVSTIAPDAEGQVYNINADTAAGALAVALGAERLLMLTNVEGLYTDWPDRSSLVSSITAGELTPLLPQLDSGMIPKMEACLQAVRGGLSAAHIIDGRVAHSVLLELLTEGGIGTMVLPDDFNRGDYPEHMVFRKDD; encoded by the coding sequence ATGAATAAAATGCTCGCCGGCATCGGGCCGGAAATTCGCGCGAACGTATTGGCGGAAGCCTTGCCGTGGCTGCAATATTTCCGCGACAAGATCGTGGTGGTGAAATACGGCGGCAACGCCATGGTGGATGAGACGCTCAAGGCGGCGTTCGCGGCGGACATGGTGTTTCTGCGCACGGTCGGCGCGAAGCCCGTGGTGGTGCACGGCGGAGGCCCGCAGATTTCCGCGATGCTCACCCGGCTTGGGTTGCAGGGCGAGTTCCGCGGCGGCTTCCGTGTGACCACGCCGGAGGTTATGGACGTCGTGCGCATGGTGCTCTTTGGGCAGGTAGGCCGCGATTTGGTGGGGCTGATCAATTCCCACGGTCCGTACGCGGTGGGCACTTCCGGCGAGGACGCTGGGCTGTTTACCGCCACCAAGCGCCTCGTGGAGGTGGACGGTCAGCCCACCGATATCGGGCTCGTGGGCGATATCGTCGAGGTCAATCCCGCGGCGCTCATGGATATTATCGACGCCGGGCGCATCCCCGTGGTTTCCACGATTGCCCCCGATGCGGAGGGCCAGGTGTACAACATCAACGCCGATACTGCGGCCGGTGCGCTCGCCGTGGCCTTGGGCGCCGAACGTTTGCTGATGTTGACCAATGTCGAGGGCCTGTACACCGACTGGCCTGACCGCTCTTCGCTTGTTTCTTCGATTACGGCGGGGGAGTTGACGCCGCTGTTGCCGCAATTGGACTCCGGCATGATTCCGAAAATGGAGGCGTGCTTGCAGGCGGTGCGCGGTGGGCTTTCCGCAGCGCACATTATCGACGGCCGCGTCGCCCACTCCGTGCTTCTCGAACTGCTGACCGAGGGTGGCATAGGCACCATGGTCCTGCCGGACGATTTTAACCGCGGCGATTATCCCGAACATATGGTCTTTAGAAAGGATGACTAG
- a CDS encoding acetylornithine transaminase yields the protein MSDLLAQWSERMMDNYGTPPLALVSGSGATVVDEQGRSHIDMLAGIAVNSLGYGHPALVRSISEQAAKLGHTSNLFASAPALSVAGTLIQRFARDDAALAAATRVFFCNSGAEANEAAFKIARLTGRSRILAAVNGFHGRTMGALALTGQPDKRNPFAPLPTGVEFFPYGDAGYLAKLVAVNPKDVAAIVLEPIQGETGVIPAPEGFLAAARQLCDAHGILLIFDEVQTGVGRTGTFFAHQAEGVTPDVVTMAKGLGGGLPIGACLAHGPAAKLFTPGSHGTTFGGNPVACAAAETVLEIIDDDFCQEVTAKGAWLKEALEAVPGVEQVRGRGLMLGAVLRQPIARQAVARGFDFGVILNAPNERVIRLTPPLVISGVELREGVARIAELLHTLEGEHP from the coding sequence ATGAGCGATCTGCTAGCCCAATGGTCCGAACGCATGATGGACAATTACGGCACCCCGCCGCTGGCGCTGGTCAGCGGTTCGGGAGCCACCGTGGTCGATGAGCAGGGGCGTTCCCATATCGATATGCTCGCCGGCATCGCCGTGAATTCCCTTGGTTATGGGCACCCGGCGCTCGTGCGTTCGATTTCCGAACAGGCGGCGAAATTGGGACATACCTCCAACCTTTTCGCCTCCGCACCCGCGCTAAGTGTGGCGGGCACACTTATTCAGCGTTTCGCGCGTGACGACGCCGCGCTTGCCGCCGCCACCCGCGTATTCTTCTGCAATTCCGGGGCTGAGGCCAATGAGGCGGCCTTTAAAATCGCGCGTCTTACCGGCAGATCCCGCATCCTCGCCGCGGTCAATGGGTTCCACGGCCGCACGATGGGCGCGCTGGCGCTCACGGGCCAACCGGACAAGCGCAATCCTTTCGCGCCCCTGCCCACCGGCGTGGAATTCTTCCCCTACGGCGATGCCGGCTACCTTGCCAAATTGGTGGCGGTCAATCCGAAGGACGTGGCCGCTATTGTTTTGGAGCCGATCCAGGGGGAAACCGGGGTGATCCCGGCCCCGGAGGGTTTCCTTGCTGCGGCGCGGCAGCTGTGCGATGCGCACGGAATTCTCCTTATCTTCGACGAGGTGCAAACCGGCGTCGGCCGCACCGGCACCTTTTTCGCCCACCAGGCCGAAGGGGTCACGCCGGACGTGGTCACCATGGCGAAGGGGCTTGGCGGCGGCCTACCCATCGGCGCGTGCCTCGCACACGGTCCGGCCGCCAAGCTTTTTACCCCAGGGTCCCACGGCACCACCTTTGGCGGTAACCCCGTGGCCTGCGCCGCGGCCGAAACCGTCCTTGAGATCATCGATGATGATTTCTGCCAAGAGGTCACGGCCAAGGGCGCGTGGTTGAAGGAAGCGCTGGAAGCTGTGCCCGGCGTCGAACAGGTGCGTGGACGCGGGTTGATGTTGGGGGCCGTGCTGCGGCAGCCGATCGCCCGGCAAGCCGTCGCCCGCGGATTTGATTTCGGCGTGATCCTCAACGCCCCGAACGAACGAGTGATTCGGCTGACGCCGCCGCTGGTGATCAGCGGCGTGGAATTGCGCGAAGGCGTCGCACGCATCGCCGAATTGCTGCACACACTCGAAGGAGAACACCCATGA
- the argF gene encoding ornithine carbamoyltransferase — protein MTHAPNVRHFIADDDLTPAEQAEVLDLAAELKGAPFSRRPLEGPRSVAVLFDKTSTRTRFSFEAGITQLGGHPIVADSKNTQTGKGETIQDTGAVLSRFVDAIVWRTTAHQNLFDMAETATVPIINGLSDDLHPCQILADLQTCIENLCAEEGAAGLRGKKAVYLGDGANNMAHSYLLGFATAGMDLAIIAPAGFHPAATYLERAQARAQETGATITVTTSLDAVAGADVVITDTWVSMGMEHDGVDRHTPLLPYQVNDEVMARANKDAIFLHCLPAYRGNEVTASVIDGPQSVVFDEAENRLHAQKALLVWLLEHQPEQATH, from the coding sequence ATGACACACGCCCCGAACGTCCGGCACTTTATCGCCGACGATGACCTCACCCCGGCCGAACAGGCCGAGGTGCTTGACCTTGCCGCCGAACTCAAGGGCGCCCCGTTTTCCCGTCGGCCGCTGGAGGGCCCGCGCAGTGTCGCCGTGCTCTTTGATAAGACCTCCACGCGGACCCGCTTCTCCTTCGAAGCCGGCATTACGCAGCTTGGCGGCCACCCGATCGTGGCGGATAGCAAAAACACGCAAACCGGCAAAGGCGAAACCATTCAAGATACCGGTGCCGTGCTGAGCCGCTTTGTGGATGCCATCGTGTGGCGCACCACCGCGCACCAAAATTTGTTCGATATGGCGGAGACCGCCACCGTGCCCATTATCAACGGCCTTTCGGACGACCTGCACCCGTGCCAAATCCTGGCGGACCTCCAAACCTGCATCGAAAATCTGTGCGCGGAGGAGGGGGCGGCCGGATTGCGCGGCAAGAAAGCCGTGTACCTGGGTGATGGCGCGAACAATATGGCGCATTCCTACTTGCTTGGCTTTGCCACCGCGGGCATGGACCTTGCGATCATTGCGCCCGCAGGTTTCCATCCGGCGGCAACCTATCTGGAGAGGGCGCAGGCGCGCGCCCAAGAAACCGGTGCGACCATCACGGTGACCACGTCTCTCGACGCCGTGGCAGGCGCCGACGTGGTGATCACCGACACGTGGGTCTCGATGGGCATGGAGCACGATGGCGTCGATCGCCACACGCCGCTGCTGCCTTATCAGGTCAACGACGAGGTCATGGCACGGGCGAACAAAGATGCGATCTTCCTGCACTGTTTGCCCGCGTACCGTGGCAACGAGGTGACCGCCAGCGTGATCGACGGCCCCCAATCCGTGGTGTTTGATGAGGCCGAAAACCGGCTGCACGCCCAAAAAGCGTTGCTGGTTTGGCTGTTGGAACACCAGCCGGAACAGGCAACTCACTAG